In Bradyrhizobium sp. 1(2017), one DNA window encodes the following:
- a CDS encoding primary-amine oxidase, with protein sequence MLDAAKSQSPDKAATTHALDPLTTEEITAACTLVRAAAASPENCRFPSVRLEEPTKQELAAGGAGRRAFVLTLDVTTGEAIEHVVDLGRSEIVARKLLPNREAPYGQPPVMLEEFFKCEAVVKADSGWRAAMRRRGLSDEEIELVQVDPFSSGFFDKEFERGARIVRAVSYFREHPQDNGYAHPIEGVVAVVDLIGGKVIDLTDEDPIVPIPRKKRNYGAHEVKSPRTDIKPLHIEQPEGASFRVDGWKVDWQKWSFRIGFTPREGLVLHRLAYQDGARKRSLIHRASVTEMVVPYADPTANHFWKSAFDAGEYGLGMLANALELGCDCLGHIHYFDVPAADSKGEPFIMQNAICMHEEDYGIAWKHYEFRNGLFEVRRSRRLVISFFATVGNYDYGFYWYLYQDGTIQLETKLTGIIQTAAVPSGQMYKWGGMVDDNLGGPTHQHFFNVRLHMDLDDGGNTVTEHDFVPRPWGADNPHGNVFDATTRVLSRERDAAGIANGETGRFWKISNPNETNSVGNAPAYKLVVNPSPLMLAQEGSYVRKRGGFATKHVWVTAFDPAEKYASGDYPNVHAGGDGLPRYAAKDRNIENADIVVWHSFGHTHVCKPEDFPIMPVEYAGFVLKPTGFFAANAAGDIPPDRNGRSVLAGASNGARESCCGGSEA encoded by the coding sequence ATGCTCGATGCCGCCAAATCCCAATCGCCGGACAAAGCCGCCACGACGCACGCGCTCGATCCGCTGACGACCGAAGAGATCACCGCGGCCTGCACTTTGGTGCGTGCAGCGGCGGCCTCGCCGGAGAATTGCCGCTTCCCGAGCGTGCGGTTGGAGGAGCCGACCAAGCAGGAGCTGGCCGCGGGCGGGGCAGGGCGCCGCGCCTTCGTGCTGACGCTGGATGTGACGACGGGAGAGGCGATCGAGCACGTCGTCGATCTCGGCCGCAGCGAGATCGTGGCGCGAAAACTCCTCCCGAACCGCGAGGCGCCCTATGGCCAGCCGCCGGTGATGCTGGAGGAGTTCTTCAAGTGCGAGGCCGTGGTGAAGGCCGATTCCGGCTGGCGCGCCGCGATGCGGCGGCGCGGGCTCAGCGATGAGGAGATCGAGCTCGTCCAGGTCGACCCGTTCTCCTCGGGCTTCTTCGACAAGGAATTCGAACGCGGTGCGCGCATCGTGCGCGCGGTCAGTTATTTTCGCGAGCATCCCCAGGACAACGGCTACGCCCATCCGATCGAGGGCGTCGTCGCCGTCGTCGATCTGATCGGCGGCAAGGTCATCGACCTCACCGACGAGGATCCGATCGTGCCGATTCCGCGCAAGAAGCGGAACTACGGCGCGCATGAGGTCAAGAGCCCACGCACCGACATCAAGCCGCTGCATATCGAGCAGCCGGAGGGTGCTAGTTTTCGCGTCGACGGCTGGAAGGTCGATTGGCAGAAATGGAGCTTCCGCATCGGCTTCACGCCGCGCGAGGGCCTCGTGCTGCATCGGCTCGCCTACCAGGACGGCGCACGCAAGCGCTCGCTGATCCATCGCGCCAGCGTCACCGAGATGGTGGTGCCTTACGCCGATCCGACCGCGAACCATTTCTGGAAGTCGGCGTTCGATGCCGGCGAATACGGGCTCGGCATGCTCGCCAACGCACTCGAGCTCGGCTGCGACTGTCTCGGCCACATCCACTATTTCGACGTGCCGGCCGCGGACAGCAAGGGCGAGCCCTTTATCATGCAGAACGCCATCTGCATGCATGAGGAAGACTATGGCATCGCCTGGAAGCACTACGAATTCCGCAACGGCCTGTTCGAGGTCCGCCGCTCGCGGCGGCTCGTGATCTCGTTCTTCGCGACAGTCGGCAATTACGATTACGGCTTCTACTGGTATCTCTACCAGGACGGCACGATCCAGCTGGAGACCAAGCTCACCGGCATCATCCAGACCGCAGCCGTGCCATCAGGCCAGATGTACAAATGGGGCGGGATGGTCGACGACAATCTGGGCGGACCGACGCACCAGCACTTCTTCAACGTCCGCCTGCACATGGATCTCGACGACGGCGGCAACACCGTCACCGAGCACGATTTCGTGCCGCGGCCCTGGGGTGCCGACAATCCGCACGGCAACGTGTTCGACGCCACGACACGCGTGCTGTCGCGCGAGCGTGACGCGGCGGGGATCGCCAATGGCGAAACCGGCCGGTTCTGGAAGATCAGCAATCCCAACGAAACCAACTCGGTCGGCAATGCGCCGGCCTACAAGCTCGTCGTCAATCCGAGCCCGCTGATGCTGGCACAGGAGGGCAGCTACGTGCGCAAGCGCGGCGGCTTCGCGACCAAGCATGTCTGGGTGACGGCGTTCGATCCGGCCGAGAAATACGCGAGCGGCGACTATCCCAACGTCCATGCCGGCGGCGACGGCCTGCCGCGCTATGCTGCGAAGGACCGCAACATCGAGAATGCCGATATCGTGGTGTGGCACTCCTTCGGCCATACCCACGTCTGCAAGCCCGAGGACTTCCCGATCATGCCGGTCGAATATGCCGGCTTCGTGCTGAAGCCGACCGGCTTCTTCGCCGCCAACGCGGCCGGCGATATCCCACCGGACCGCAACGGCCGCAGCGTGCTGGCGGGCGCGAGCAACGGCGCCCGCGAATCGTGCTGTGGCGGGAGCGAGGCGTAG